From a single Bryobacter aggregatus MPL3 genomic region:
- a CDS encoding heavy-metal-associated domain-containing protein — translation MEKTELKIDGMHCGACVRRVTALLSGVDGVKVEHVEVGKAVVSGDAPVSALVSAVESGGFTVVR, via the coding sequence ATGGAAAAGACCGAATTGAAGATCGACGGAATGCATTGTGGAGCTTGCGTGCGGCGTGTCACAGCCCTTTTGTCGGGTGTAGATGGGGTCAAGGTGGAGCATGTCGAGGTGGGCAAGGCTGTCGTCAGCGGAGATGCTCCCGTATCTGCTCTGGTGAGTGCAGTTGAAAGCGGTGGATTCACGGTTGTCCGCTAA
- a CDS encoding pirin family protein, producing the protein MSILLPHHAAQVGALAVQRLLPVRGRRLIGPWCFFDRYGPLSFAEGKPMDVAPHPHIGLQTVTWLHSGEVLHNDSLGSECLIRPGQLSLMTAGRGIAHTEQTPRKNSGQLEGIQFWVALPQAARDLAPHYQCIEQQPRLEVPGGTLTHILGGPSQGTLYSPATGIDLRIHPHSEIELPLEAAFEYGLLLVHGDASFKDGPLTEGSLYYLEPGSTQLSLATIGGAKLILIGGAPFGERIVMWWNFVARTSEEIEAAKKAWDLRERFGEVPGYDGPRLSAPDLLGRVLPRD; encoded by the coding sequence GTGAGTATCCTTCTTCCTCACCACGCCGCGCAAGTGGGCGCACTCGCTGTCCAACGCTTGCTGCCAGTCCGCGGGCGGCGGCTAATTGGCCCCTGGTGTTTCTTCGATCGCTACGGCCCGCTCAGCTTTGCAGAAGGCAAACCAATGGATGTTGCCCCGCATCCCCACATCGGACTCCAAACCGTCACCTGGCTGCACTCCGGAGAAGTCCTCCACAACGACAGCCTCGGCAGCGAATGCCTCATTCGCCCTGGCCAACTCAGCCTCATGACGGCAGGGCGGGGAATCGCTCACACCGAACAAACGCCGCGCAAGAACTCCGGACAACTCGAAGGCATTCAGTTCTGGGTCGCACTCCCGCAAGCGGCGCGCGATCTCGCCCCGCACTACCAATGCATCGAGCAGCAACCCCGTCTCGAAGTCCCGGGCGGTACTCTCACGCACATCCTCGGTGGCCCATCTCAAGGAACGCTCTACAGTCCGGCCACCGGCATCGATCTCCGCATCCATCCCCATTCCGAGATCGAACTCCCGCTCGAGGCGGCCTTTGAGTACGGTCTCCTCCTGGTTCACGGGGACGCGAGCTTCAAGGACGGCCCCCTCACAGAAGGCAGTCTCTATTACCTCGAACCCGGCAGCACCCAACTCAGCCTCGCCACCATCGGAGGCGCGAAGCTGATCCTCATCGGTGGCGCCCCCTTCGGCGAACGCATCGTCATGTGGTGGAACTTCGTCGCCCGCACTTCTGAAGAGATTGAAGCCGCAAAAAAAGCCTGGGACTTGCGCGAACGCTTCGGCGAAGTTCCAGGCTATGATGGGCCGCGTCTGTCAGCCCCAGATCTGCTCGGGCGAGTGCTCCCCCGCGATTAG
- a CDS encoding PadR family transcriptional regulator, producing MQESLTRDEIPPGTLYMLILKMLARHGELHGFEIANHIEQVSEEILRVEEGSLYPALQRMLVKGWVTAQWGVTAGNRRARYYKLTEDGRQRLDAELSQYQRVSGAIQKILQLA from the coding sequence ATGCAAGAGAGCCTCACCCGCGACGAGATCCCTCCCGGCACCCTCTACATGCTGATCCTCAAAATGCTCGCCCGTCACGGCGAACTGCATGGTTTTGAGATTGCGAATCACATCGAGCAAGTCTCGGAAGAAATCCTCCGCGTCGAAGAAGGCTCTCTCTATCCCGCCCTCCAGCGCATGCTCGTCAAAGGCTGGGTCACTGCCCAATGGGGCGTCACTGCAGGCAACCGCCGCGCCCGCTACTACAAACTGACCGAGGACGGCCGCCAGCGTCTCGACGCCGAACTCAGCCAATACCAGCGCGTGAGCGGCGCCATCCAAAAAATCCTGCAACTGGCCTAA
- a CDS encoding pirin family protein: MSKKVLGVYGAGSNHWVGDGFPVRNLIPSSGVGDAINPFLMLDYAGPATFPPSNKARGVEEHPHRGFETVTIAYQGSVDHRDSGGNKGTIHPGDVQWMTAASGVVHEEKHGQAFTEAGGTFEMVQLWVNLPKAWKMSPPKYQEILNAKIPVVALGDGASARVIAGELLGTKGAATTFTPINVFDMKLLSGSTATVPLPVGHNSSVVLLRGEVTVNGKVLQGEAQIALLSPQGDSVTIAAQAESTLLILSGEPIDEPVASYGPFVMNTREELVQAMEDFRAGKMGRLP; encoded by the coding sequence ATGAGCAAGAAAGTGTTGGGCGTCTATGGCGCTGGCTCGAATCATTGGGTTGGCGATGGGTTTCCGGTGCGGAATCTGATTCCTTCTTCTGGTGTGGGAGATGCGATCAATCCGTTTTTGATGCTGGACTATGCGGGGCCAGCAACTTTTCCTCCGTCAAACAAAGCGCGCGGCGTCGAGGAACATCCACATCGCGGCTTTGAGACTGTCACTATTGCTTATCAGGGTTCCGTCGATCATCGGGATTCCGGCGGAAACAAGGGGACCATTCATCCCGGAGATGTGCAGTGGATGACCGCGGCCTCCGGTGTGGTGCATGAAGAGAAACATGGCCAGGCGTTTACCGAAGCCGGTGGCACCTTTGAGATGGTGCAGCTTTGGGTGAATCTGCCGAAGGCCTGGAAGATGTCGCCTCCGAAGTATCAGGAGATTTTGAATGCGAAGATTCCGGTTGTCGCATTGGGCGATGGCGCGAGCGCGCGGGTGATCGCGGGAGAGCTACTCGGCACCAAAGGCGCGGCGACTACCTTTACTCCGATCAATGTGTTTGACATGAAGCTACTCTCGGGAAGCACGGCCACAGTCCCTCTGCCTGTGGGCCATAACAGCAGTGTCGTGTTGCTTCGCGGCGAGGTCACTGTGAATGGCAAGGTGCTGCAAGGCGAGGCGCAGATTGCGCTGCTGAGTCCGCAGGGAGACAGCGTCACGATTGCGGCTCAGGCAGAGAGTACGTTGTTGATTCTGAGTGGGGAACCCATTGATGAGCCCGTGGCGAGTTATGGTCCCTTTGTGATGAATACTCGCGAGGAACTGGTGCAGGCGATGGAGGACTTCCGCGCCGGGAAGATGGGACGGCTTCCCTAA
- a CDS encoding dihydrofolate reductase family protein translates to MITAHVFIAISLDGFIARLDGDIDWLLQRDDPTEDHGYAAFIADIDMIVMGRGSYEKVLTFDTWPYLLPVLVLSEQLADGPVPEALEGKVQFSNSTPKETMKKLAGQKVRRVYVDGGQLVQSFLRDGLIADMVITTVPVLIGSGRPLFGALTQDIDLKLVSSCRFPSGLVQSTYRLAA, encoded by the coding sequence ATGATCACCGCACACGTTTTCATCGCCATCAGTTTGGATGGATTCATCGCCCGCCTCGATGGCGACATCGACTGGCTTTTGCAGCGCGATGATCCGACGGAGGACCATGGCTATGCCGCCTTCATTGCCGACATAGACATGATCGTGATGGGTCGGGGGAGCTATGAGAAGGTTCTGACCTTCGACACATGGCCCTATCTGTTGCCAGTGCTGGTGCTGTCCGAACAACTGGCCGATGGACCGGTGCCCGAGGCGCTTGAGGGCAAGGTTCAGTTCTCCAACAGTACACCCAAGGAGACGATGAAGAAACTGGCAGGGCAGAAGGTGCGGCGGGTTTATGTCGATGGAGGGCAACTCGTGCAGTCCTTCCTGCGCGATGGGCTGATTGCCGACATGGTGATCACCACCGTTCCGGTGTTGATCGGGTCGGGAAGGCCGCTGTTCGGTGCGCTCACACAGGACATTGATTTGAAACTGGTATCTAGCTGTCGCTTTCCTTCGGGGCTGGTGCAATCCACCTATCGACTGGCCGCATGA
- a CDS encoding heavy metal translocating P-type ATPase: MAAKAQLEIEGMTCAACQNFVEKTLAAQPGVARASVNLLLNQATVEFDPAQVSADRLAQVVSKTGYEARVGVGKEAEEQPQHFATVWGSLAVGVVMMLAMPFVGHEARWWVWTQMALAVAVMGVAGRPFYVKAWAAVRSGRADMNVLVALGTGAAFLLSSFAAFWPHWFHARGMMPQVYFEAVVLILALVLVGKMLEERAKRQTSLALRQLLDLQPKQALVRRNGVEISVAAEELRKGDLLLVRPGDRIAADGEVVEGASSVDESMLTGEGLPVDKLVGGQVFGGTTNGYGSLVVRVSVTGGESLLGQIVRVLREAQGEKAPVQALADRVSAVFVPVVVVIALLSALAWVWWQGDVAHAVVVAVAVLVISCPCAMGLAVPTAILAATGKAARMGILIKGGDALERLGEVSVVVLDKTGTITKGTPQVVSVTGEVLQLAASVEARSEHPLAMAIVAEAKTQGIALLPATEFLALPGVGVRGLVEGHRVEITSGEEAGEVRVFVDGVEAGRIVLADAVKESSAAAVARMRTMGLRVVMLSGDREAAARQVADQVGIGEVVAGVLPAGKLDLVARLQSGGARVAMVGDGLNDAPALEKADVGIAMARGADLAIEAGDVALLRGDLNSVADAIELSRRTMRVMRQNLFWAFLYNVVGIPVAALGLLNPVFAAAAMAMSSVSVMANSLRLR; the protein is encoded by the coding sequence ATGGCGGCGAAGGCGCAGCTTGAGATTGAGGGCATGACCTGTGCGGCATGCCAGAATTTTGTGGAGAAAACCCTCGCGGCACAGCCTGGGGTGGCTCGCGCGAGTGTCAATCTGCTGCTGAATCAGGCGACTGTCGAATTTGATCCGGCGCAAGTGAGTGCGGACCGGTTGGCTCAGGTGGTGAGCAAAACCGGCTATGAGGCGCGGGTTGGTGTAGGAAAAGAAGCGGAAGAGCAGCCACAGCACTTTGCGACCGTTTGGGGTAGTTTGGCGGTTGGAGTGGTGATGATGCTGGCCATGCCTTTTGTGGGGCATGAGGCACGGTGGTGGGTGTGGACCCAGATGGCGTTAGCCGTCGCCGTGATGGGGGTGGCGGGACGTCCCTTCTACGTAAAAGCCTGGGCCGCCGTCCGCAGTGGGCGCGCCGATATGAATGTTCTAGTGGCGCTGGGAACAGGCGCCGCCTTTTTGTTATCCAGCTTTGCCGCCTTTTGGCCCCATTGGTTTCATGCACGCGGGATGATGCCGCAAGTCTATTTTGAAGCGGTAGTGCTGATTCTGGCGCTGGTGCTGGTGGGCAAGATGCTGGAAGAGCGGGCCAAGCGGCAGACATCACTCGCGTTGCGGCAGTTGTTGGACTTGCAACCGAAACAGGCCTTGGTGCGGCGCAATGGGGTGGAGATTTCGGTTGCGGCGGAAGAATTGCGCAAAGGCGACCTTTTGCTGGTGAGGCCCGGAGACCGGATTGCGGCCGATGGCGAAGTGGTGGAGGGCGCGAGCAGCGTCGATGAGAGCATGCTGACCGGCGAGGGCTTGCCGGTGGACAAGCTTGTGGGTGGCCAAGTTTTTGGGGGGACAACGAACGGATACGGGTCTCTGGTGGTGCGGGTGAGCGTCACCGGGGGCGAGAGTCTGCTGGGTCAGATTGTGCGGGTACTGCGGGAGGCCCAAGGAGAGAAGGCTCCGGTGCAGGCGCTTGCCGACCGGGTGAGCGCGGTGTTTGTGCCGGTAGTGGTGGTGATTGCCTTGCTGAGCGCCTTGGCCTGGGTGTGGTGGCAAGGGGATGTCGCTCATGCGGTAGTGGTGGCCGTAGCAGTGCTGGTGATCAGTTGCCCTTGTGCGATGGGCTTGGCGGTGCCGACGGCGATCCTGGCGGCGACAGGCAAAGCGGCCCGGATGGGGATTCTGATCAAAGGCGGCGATGCACTCGAACGACTGGGCGAAGTGAGCGTGGTGGTTCTGGATAAGACCGGAACGATCACCAAGGGCACGCCGCAGGTGGTAAGTGTCACAGGCGAGGTGTTGCAATTGGCGGCGAGCGTCGAGGCGAGAAGCGAACATCCACTGGCCATGGCAATTGTTGCCGAGGCGAAGACGCAGGGGATTGCCTTGCTGCCCGCGACCGAGTTTCTGGCGTTGCCAGGAGTGGGGGTTCGGGGCCTGGTTGAGGGCCATCGTGTGGAGATTACGAGCGGGGAAGAAGCAGGAGAAGTGCGCGTCTTTGTAGACGGGGTGGAGGCGGGGAGGATTGTGCTGGCCGATGCGGTGAAGGAGAGTTCTGCTGCCGCCGTGGCGCGGATGCGCACAATGGGCCTGCGAGTGGTGATGCTGAGCGGGGATCGGGAAGCCGCCGCCCGCCAGGTGGCCGATCAGGTTGGGATTGGCGAGGTGGTGGCAGGAGTGTTGCCAGCCGGGAAGCTGGATCTGGTGGCGCGGCTCCAATCGGGGGGAGCGCGAGTGGCGATGGTGGGAGATGGATTGAACGATGCGCCAGCACTGGAGAAAGCAGATGTGGGAATCGCGATGGCGCGAGGCGCCGATCTGGCCATCGAGGCCGGAGACGTTGCACTGCTGCGTGGCGACTTGAATTCCGTCGCCGATGCGATCGAATTGTCGCGACGCACCATGCGCGTGATGCGCCAGAACCTGTTTTGGGCGTTTCTTTATAACGTGGTCGGAATTCCAGTGGCCGCGCTGGGCTTGCTGAATCCTGTGTTTGCAGCCGCCGCCATGGCGATGAGCAGCGTCAGCGTCATGGCGAACAGCCTGCGGCTCAGGTGA
- a CDS encoding DUF1801 domain-containing protein has protein sequence MTSTAKTVAEYLESLTPERREAISAVRDLILENIDPAFEEGMSYGMIGYWVPHRLYPAGYHCNPSQPLPFANLASQKNYMSLYLMSLYLGEDPEWFEREWAKSGKKKLDRGKCCLRFKKLADLDLGIAGEAIRRMTAQQYIACYEASRKK, from the coding sequence ATGACCAGCACGGCGAAGACAGTTGCGGAGTATCTGGAGTCCTTAACGCCCGAGCGGCGCGAGGCGATCTCGGCGGTGCGGGATTTGATTCTCGAAAATATCGATCCTGCTTTTGAAGAGGGCATGTCTTACGGGATGATCGGTTATTGGGTGCCGCATCGCTTGTATCCGGCGGGCTATCATTGCAATCCGTCGCAGCCGCTGCCCTTTGCCAATCTTGCTTCGCAGAAGAACTATATGTCCTTGTATCTCATGTCGTTGTACCTGGGAGAAGACCCGGAATGGTTTGAGCGTGAGTGGGCGAAATCGGGCAAGAAGAAACTTGATCGGGGTAAGTGTTGCCTTCGCTTCAAGAAGCTGGCGGATCTCGATCTGGGAATTGCCGGCGAGGCCATCCGGCGGATGACGGCCCAGCAGTATATCGCCTGCTATGAAGCGAGCCGGAAGAAGTAA
- a CDS encoding TetR/AcrR family transcriptional regulator: protein MSRPRGRPTHGNGVTRDDILTAALTLLDEGGGQGLTMRALAIRLGVTPMSLYHHVKDRAGLLRALSDRVHAEVLEDRGGLVDPRAEVRAILIRYYEAVSRHSQLTLAIFATPEAFAGVTRQITERLTALLAEITTEPHLWRDILVDHAHGSGLSLASAHGDPGLQEQYRQALDRLLRVCDDCEEEGRPRR from the coding sequence ATGAGCCGACCGCGTGGACGTCCGACCCACGGGAATGGTGTAACTCGTGACGACATCCTGACTGCGGCGCTGACTCTGTTAGATGAAGGCGGCGGACAAGGGTTGACGATGCGCGCTCTTGCCATTCGGCTGGGTGTCACCCCGATGAGTCTTTACCACCATGTCAAAGACCGCGCCGGGCTACTGCGAGCCCTATCGGATCGGGTCCATGCCGAGGTGCTGGAGGATAGGGGTGGGCTCGTAGACCCTCGGGCAGAAGTTCGGGCGATTCTGATTCGCTATTACGAGGCCGTCAGCCGTCACTCACAACTGACGCTGGCCATCTTTGCCACGCCTGAAGCCTTTGCCGGGGTGACTCGCCAGATCACCGAACGCCTGACTGCACTGCTGGCAGAGATCACGACCGAGCCCCACTTGTGGCGCGACATTCTGGTTGACCATGCCCATGGCAGCGGCCTGTCTCTTGCCTCGGCGCACGGCGATCCAGGGCTGCAAGAACAGTATCGCCAGGCCCTCGATCGATTGCTGCGTGTTTGCGACGATTGTGAGGAGGAGGGGAGACCACGAAGATGA
- a CDS encoding type II toxin-antitoxin system RelE/ParE family toxin, producing MIRASAIDAQHFLAHKTLDAISPKSMHSLAIARKSQYFCTCDVNRPYWYWKTMIGAYRDKTTERFATGEMVRSWETFRQQAEKRLRILDAATSLGDLAALNSNRLEALSGDRNGEHSIRIHDKWWICFEWPKGELGPLNVEIVDYH from the coding sequence ATGATTCGAGCCAGCGCCATAGACGCCCAACACTTTCTTGCTCATAAAACTTTAGATGCGATCTCTCCCAAATCGATGCACAGCCTCGCAATCGCACGCAAGTCACAGTATTTTTGTACGTGTGACGTCAACCGTCCATATTGGTACTGGAAGACGATGATCGGAGCTTATCGTGATAAAACCACGGAGCGTTTTGCCACAGGTGAGATGGTTCGATCATGGGAGACATTTCGGCAACAGGCGGAGAAGCGATTGCGAATCCTCGATGCCGCAACCTCTCTCGGCGACCTTGCGGCGCTCAACTCCAACCGACTGGAAGCCTTGAGTGGAGACCGCAACGGAGAGCACTCGATTCGCATCCATGACAAGTGGTGGATTTGCTTCGAGTGGCCCAAGGGCGAACTAGGGCCACTCAACGTTGAAATTGTGGACTATCACTAA
- a CDS encoding ABC transporter permease, producing MNWLTEIWRRITKQPLEDDLAEEMRLHIDLRTEQHMANGESPEQARAHARQRFGNTTLVQESSRGAFTSTFVDTLSQDIRYGIRALAANPSFTWTAILTLALGIGANTAIFSLVDTVLFRSLPLEDPQALVQVQTSEADDELNLPFWQNLRADQQVFSRMLAYAPDRFDLSSTSDTRLVQGMWVSGGAFEALGVPMYIGRGIEAADDRWGKPPVAVISYAFWQSQFLGSPDVLGKTVNLNRQPAAIVGVTPPWFTGLDIDHQYQVAIPIGAVSVFDPSRKPEDEVFRWWLRILGRLAPGVSMAQAKDQLATIAPEVFRLSRPNQTAEDLAHAKFLLKPAALGFSPTRTRYRTALYVLMATVALLLLIACANIANLLLARSSARQRELSVRMAIGAGRFRIVRQLMTESLILASAGTALGFFFAIWGSRGLVRLISTAGNPLELNVTPDARLLGFAALLSLATALLFGLAPALRSTRFSVSRVLKENEKGAIRGASRFDLRKALLAFQLALSLILLIGTGLFLSTFRNLLAVDTGFLPQNVVLVSAKFRDNSIAPLRRGRVIADILDRLRSEPGVRSAATSLLAPIGPAGWLEATEPEGYVPKSRRDSAIFFNRLSPGYFETLRTPILHGRDFNDRDTLASNLVIILNETAARKFFPNANPLGKTISIRKVPYQVIGVARDSKYNRIDEAPRPVGYLTAAQDAAPSASAHFHIRTDRDLNAQIPALRAAIVAAAPDLALEFHSFESRVSESLTQPRAVAQLSMFFGAIALLLSIIGVFGLTSYAVTQRKAELGIRTALGARQSALVWLVLKDTALLLVFGLIVGVLGSLALSRYVKTLLFNVTPDDPQTYALTALLLAVVAALAAFIPARRAARLDPMSALREE from the coding sequence ATGAACTGGCTCACCGAAATCTGGCGCCGCATCACCAAACAGCCTCTCGAAGACGATCTCGCCGAAGAGATGCGCCTCCACATCGACTTGCGCACCGAGCAGCACATGGCCAACGGCGAATCCCCCGAGCAAGCCCGTGCCCACGCCCGGCAGCGCTTCGGCAACACCACTCTCGTTCAGGAATCGAGCCGCGGCGCCTTCACCTCCACCTTCGTCGATACCCTCAGCCAGGACATCCGCTACGGCATCCGCGCGCTCGCCGCAAACCCCAGCTTCACCTGGACCGCCATCCTCACCCTCGCCCTCGGCATTGGCGCCAACACCGCCATCTTCAGCCTCGTCGATACCGTTCTCTTCCGCTCGCTCCCCCTTGAGGATCCGCAGGCACTCGTGCAGGTCCAAACCAGCGAAGCCGACGATGAACTGAATCTTCCCTTCTGGCAGAACCTCCGTGCCGACCAGCAAGTCTTCTCGCGTATGCTCGCCTACGCCCCAGACCGTTTCGATCTCTCAAGCACCAGCGACACCCGCCTCGTCCAGGGCATGTGGGTGAGTGGCGGCGCTTTTGAAGCACTGGGCGTTCCCATGTACATCGGCCGTGGCATTGAAGCCGCTGACGATCGATGGGGCAAACCGCCGGTCGCCGTCATCAGCTACGCCTTCTGGCAAAGCCAGTTCCTCGGTTCCCCCGACGTGCTCGGCAAGACGGTCAACCTGAACCGGCAGCCGGCGGCCATCGTCGGCGTCACGCCGCCCTGGTTCACTGGGCTCGATATCGATCACCAGTATCAGGTCGCGATTCCGATCGGCGCCGTCTCTGTCTTCGATCCTTCCCGCAAGCCGGAAGACGAAGTTTTCCGCTGGTGGCTCCGCATCCTCGGTCGTCTCGCTCCCGGGGTTAGCATGGCGCAAGCCAAAGACCAACTGGCCACCATCGCCCCCGAAGTCTTTCGCCTCAGCCGTCCGAATCAAACCGCTGAAGACCTCGCCCATGCGAAGTTCCTCCTCAAGCCCGCTGCGCTGGGCTTCTCGCCCACCCGCACCCGCTACAGGACCGCGCTCTACGTGCTCATGGCCACCGTTGCTCTGTTGCTCCTCATCGCCTGCGCAAACATTGCGAATCTTCTGCTCGCCCGCTCCAGCGCCCGGCAGCGGGAGCTGTCTGTTCGCATGGCGATCGGTGCCGGGCGCTTCCGCATCGTGCGCCAACTGATGACCGAGAGTCTAATCCTCGCCTCTGCCGGCACTGCGCTCGGCTTCTTCTTCGCCATCTGGGGCAGCCGGGGACTCGTCCGCTTGATCTCAACGGCGGGCAACCCGCTCGAACTGAATGTCACTCCGGACGCCCGCCTGCTGGGCTTTGCCGCCCTGCTGAGCCTGGCGACGGCGCTCCTCTTCGGTCTCGCGCCCGCGCTCCGTTCCACGCGCTTCTCGGTCAGCCGTGTCCTCAAAGAAAATGAGAAAGGCGCCATCCGTGGTGCGTCGCGCTTTGATCTCCGCAAAGCTCTCCTCGCGTTTCAACTCGCCCTGTCGCTCATCCTGCTCATCGGCACCGGGCTCTTCTTGTCCACCTTCCGCAATCTGCTCGCGGTCGACACCGGCTTCCTCCCGCAGAACGTCGTGCTCGTCAGCGCAAAGTTCCGCGATAATTCAATTGCGCCGCTGCGCCGGGGTCGCGTCATCGCAGACATTCTCGATCGTCTCCGATCCGAACCGGGAGTCCGTTCCGCCGCCACCTCGCTGCTCGCGCCCATCGGTCCCGCGGGCTGGCTCGAGGCGACAGAGCCCGAAGGCTATGTCCCCAAAAGCCGCCGCGACAGCGCCATTTTCTTCAACCGTCTGTCGCCGGGTTACTTCGAAACGCTCCGCACGCCCATCCTCCACGGCCGCGATTTCAACGATCGCGACACCCTGGCCTCGAACCTTGTCATCATCCTGAATGAGACGGCGGCCCGCAAGTTCTTCCCCAACGCAAACCCGCTCGGCAAAACCATCAGCATCCGCAAAGTGCCCTACCAGGTCATCGGTGTCGCTCGCGATAGCAAATACAATCGCATCGATGAAGCGCCGCGTCCTGTCGGCTACCTGACTGCGGCGCAAGACGCGGCGCCGTCCGCTTCGGCCCACTTTCACATCCGTACCGACCGGGATCTCAACGCACAAATCCCCGCACTCCGTGCCGCAATTGTTGCGGCAGCGCCCGATCTCGCGCTCGAGTTCCACAGCTTCGAGAGTCGCGTGAGCGAATCCCTCACGCAGCCGCGCGCCGTCGCGCAACTCTCGATGTTCTTCGGCGCCATCGCTCTGCTGCTATCGATCATCGGAGTCTTTGGCCTCACCTCCTACGCGGTCACCCAGCGCAAGGCGGAGCTTGGCATCCGCACGGCGCTCGGTGCCCGCCAATCGGCCCTTGTTTGGCTGGTCCTCAAAGACACCGCGCTGCTGCTGGTCTTCGGCCTCATCGTCGGCGTGCTGGGCTCGCTCGCCCTCTCCCGCTATGTGAAGACGCTGCTCTTCAACGTCACCCCGGACGATCCCCAAACCTACGCGCTCACGGCGTTGTTGCTGGCCGTCGTCGCGGCGCTTGCGGCTTTCATCCCCGCCCGCCGCGCCGCGCGTCTCGATCCGATGTCCGCGCTGCGCGAAGAATAG
- a CDS encoding HigA family addiction module antitoxin produces MTRNPIHPGEILADELESLAMSAKKLADLIEVPPNRLYQIVAGKRNLTADTALRLAQYFGTSPNFWMNLQSAYELDLARQQLGKTIQRLPRRVEVPPSHPVSRH; encoded by the coding sequence ATGACACGGAACCCGATTCATCCCGGAGAGATTCTCGCCGATGAACTGGAATCACTCGCCATGTCCGCGAAAAAATTAGCTGACCTGATCGAAGTTCCGCCCAATCGGCTCTACCAGATCGTCGCGGGCAAGCGAAATCTTACGGCCGACACTGCCCTTCGCCTCGCGCAGTATTTTGGCACCTCACCCAACTTTTGGATGAACCTCCAATCTGCCTATGAGCTCGACTTGGCCCGCCAGCAACTTGGCAAGACGATCCAGCGACTCCCCCGGCGAGTTGAGGTTCCCCCTTCACACCCGGTATCCCGACATTGA